The following are encoded together in the Tribolium castaneum strain GA2 chromosome 3, icTriCast1.1, whole genome shotgun sequence genome:
- the amon gene encoding neuroendocrine convertase 2 — translation MPLSLRHFFLLFVTIFGLSSGSDLFSNSFLVRFRRDVDGDEAHSVASRTGFVNMGPVLGSKREYHFVNHAVPAARTKRSIPHVRKLKVDPLVHTAIQQPGFIRVKRGYKPLKVENLVRNIQPHSDPTDPYFPFQWYLKNTGQNGGKAKLDLNVEAAWAQGVTGKNITTAIMDDGVDYMHPDLKYNYNAKASYDFSSNDPFPYPRYTDDWFNSHGTRCAGEVAAARDNGICGVGVAYDSKIAGIRMLDQPYMTDLIEANSMGHEPGLIDIYSASWGPTDDGKTVDGPRNATMRAIVRGVNEGRNGLGNIYVWASGDGGEDDDCNCDGYAASMWTISINSAINDGQNAHYDESCSSTLASTFSNGAKDPNTGVATTDLYGKCTTTHSGTSAAAPEAAGVFALALEANNNLTWRDVQHLTVLTSKRNSLFDAKGRFHWTMNGVGLEFNHLFGFGVLDAGAMVALAKQWKTVPPRFHCEAGSVTQVQKIPSAKKLVMQITTTACQGQSTEVRYLEHVQAVLTVNASRRGDLELFLTSPMGTRSMILSRRQNDDDTRDGFTKWPFMTTHTWGEYPQGTWVLEASFNSQMPQTGFVKEWTLMLHGTKEPPYTELAVLDPHSKLAIVKKAHENRMKM, via the exons ATGCCTCTATCTCTGAGGCACTTTTTCCTGCTTTTTGTTACGATTTTCGGTCTTAGCAGTGGTTCCGATCTCTTCAGCAACTCGTTCCTCGTCAGATTCCGGCGAGATGTCGACGGAGACGAGGCCCACAGCGTCGCCTCCAGGACCGGATTCGTCAACATGGGACCG GTCTTGGGCTCGAAGCGCGAGTATCATTTCGTGAATCATGCCGTTCCGGCGGCGAGGACCAAGAGGAGCATTCCGCATGTGAGGAAGCTCAAAGTCGACCCTTTG GTCCACACAGCCATCCAACAGCCGGGTTTTATTCGAGTCAAACGCGGCTACAAGCCTCTGAAAGTCGAAAATCTCGTCAGAAACATCCAACCACATTCGGACCCCACCGACCCCTATTTCCCATTCCAGTggtatttgaaaaatacgggtCAGAACGGAGGCAAAGCGAAATTGGACTTGAACGTGGAAGCCGCTTGGGCCCAAGGAGTGACAGGCAAGAATATCACAACGGCTATTATGGACGATG GCGTCGATTACATGCACCCCGATTTGAAATACAATTAC AACGCAAAAGCCAGTTACGACTTCAGCAGCAACGATCCGTTTCCTTATCCTCGATACACGGATGATTGGTTTAACAG TCACGGAACGAGATGTGCCGGAGAAGTGGCAGCTGCGAGGGATAATGGCATTTGCGGGGTTGGGgtggcttacgactccaaaaTTGCAG GAATACGAATGCTGGATCAGCCGTACATGACCGACCTGATCGAGGCCAACTCAATGGGGCACGAGCCCGGCCTTATCGACATTTACAGCGCTTCGTGGGGGCCCACCGACGACGGCAAGACCGTCGACGGCCCCCGAAATGCCACGATGCGGGCCATCGTGCGCGGAGTAAACGAG GGGCGCAACGGCCTGGGCAACATCTACGTGTGGGCAAGCGGCGACGGCGGCGAAGACGACGACTGCAACTGTGACGGCTACGCCGCCAGCATGTGGACAATTAGCATCAACAGCGCCATCAACGACGGCCAAAACGCCCACTACGACGAAAGCTGCAGCTCGACTCTCGCCTCGACCTTCAGCAACGGCGCTAAAGACCCCAACACGGGGGTGGCCACCACCGACCTGTACGGAAAATGCACGACCACTCACTCGGGCACCTCCGCCGCCGCCCCCGAGGCGGCCGGGGTCTTCGCCCTGGCCCTGGAGGCCAA taacaaTTTGACCTGGAGAGACGTCCAACACCTGACAGTGTTGACCTCCAAGCGCAATTCGCTTTTTGACGCCAAAGGCCGCTTCCACTGGACCATGAACGGGGTGGGGCTGGAGTTCAACCACTTGTTCGGGTTTGGGGTGCTGGACGCCGGTGCCATGGTGGCCCTCGCCAAGCAGTGGAAGACCGTTCCGCCGAGGTTCCATTGCGAGGCCGGGTCCGTCACCCAGGTCCAGAAGATACCCTCGGCGAAGAAGCTGGTCATGCAGATTACGACGACGGCGTGCCAGGGGCAGAGCACCGAGGTGAGGTATCTGGAGCACGTGCAGGCGGTGCTAACGGTGAATGCGAGTCGGAGGGGCGACCTGGAGCTCTTCCTCACGTCGCCGATGGGCACCAGGTCTATGATTCTCAGTCGAAGGCAAAACGACGATGATACGAGAGATGGGTTTACGAAGTGGCCTTTCATGACCACGCATACGTGGGGGGAGTACCCGCAAGGGACGTGGGTGTTGGAG gCCAGCTTCAATTCGCAGATGCCGCAAACGGGCTTTGTCAAGGAGTGGACTTTGATGCTGCACGGCACAAAGGAGCCCCCTTATACGGAATTGGCGGTTTTGGACCCACATTCCAAGCTTGCTATAGTGAAGAAGGCGCATGAAAATCGAATGAAGATGTAA
- the Rnp4F gene encoding squamous cell carcinoma antigen recognized by T-cells 3, whose amino-acid sequence MEINDDSNEQMSVNSDSDSDSGDDQEEQALLTRAEDLERQISDNKYLYNAHEELVNLYRKLGDLKSMRLAYERFQEYFPLTPEIWLAWINDEKKLASSESEIKNIFGLFDKAVEDYLSVNLWVEYAQYSIGVSTLDTTRVIIERGLTAAGLHVADGSLLWDTLRELEFAHLSLTEAGSEPWKTQVEKIVEVFRRQLSVPLLDMENTYKEWKEWLTQVQDHKINAEPVEWGYNKALKTLETYKPFEEKLQVTTDESQLLRVYRDYVKVLTDPSTILCLYERATAQMCLNPEIWLDYCLYGLKLGAPAEKITTKALRNCPWSQELWIMRLQVLESLQKDNSEVVACFEQAVSNLGAQSSELWLAYLEYVSRTCQDQAKVFKSFDQALEQLKYNDEGALKITKWYSRILAKNNNMQGARNLWKNLLKSPNHKILANTWLEYARLERQFGEPPQVRAIFQKALTNCTDWPLFIADEWREFEREFGKLPDVLKCLEKRKEIEPKLKTIEPPKATGTKRKHPSEAEPPPKKHKKQAVVKDPTRTIFVSNLHTSVNEKRLRKFFPNCENVEIVVDKRGKSRCYGYVQFALEESVMAALARDRELLDGRPIFISNCKPNREERKAGFKYSNEPETNKLFVKGLPYDKSQEEIEAIFRPFGAKTVRLVCRRDGKPKGLAYVEFEDDASAKKAMEKTDGMTVGDFTISVAISAPPVKKPTTVAKSTPTRHARSRLQVPMLPRSLQVKSATNGDVKPKTNDDFRLLLQK is encoded by the exons ATGGAAATAAACGACGATTCCAACGAGCAAATGTCGGTCAACTCGGACTCGGACTCCGACTCCGGGGACGACCAAGAGGAGCAA GCCCTCCTCACTCGTGCTGAAGACCTCGAACGCCAAATCTCCGACAACAAGTACCTCTACAATGCCCACGAAGAGCTCGTCAACTTGTACCGAAAACTGGGGGACTTGAAGTCGATGCGTCTGGCGTACGAACGCTTCCAAGAGTACTTCCCCCTAACCCCCGAGATCTGGCTCGCGTGGATCAACGACGAGAAAAAGTTAGCGAGCTCCGAGAGCGAGATTAAGAATATTTTCGGGCTTTTTGATAAAGCCGTGGAGGATTATTTGT CTGTGAATTTGTGGGTGGAGTACGCGCAGTACTCGATTGGGGTTAGCACCCTTGACACGACACGTGTGATAATCGAGAGGGGTTTAACCGCCGCTGGGTTACACGTGGCCGATGGGAGCCTCCTGTGGGACACTCTCCGGGAGCTGGAATTCGCCCATTTGTCCCTGACGGAGGCAGGGAGCGAGCCATGGAAAACCCAAGTGGAAAAAATCGTGGAGGTTTTCCGGCGCCAACTCTCAGTGCCGCTCCTTGACATGGAAAACACTTACAAGGAGTGGAAAGAGTGGCTAACGCAGGTGCAAGACCACAAAATCAATGCTGAACCGGTGGAGTGGGGCTATAACAAGGCTTTGAAAACCTTAGAGACCTACAAGCCGTTCGAAGAAAAACTACAAGTAACAACGGACGAATCGCAACTATTACGAGTTTATCGCGACTACGTCAAAGTCCTAACGGACCCCTCGACAATTTTGTGTCTTTATGAACGCGCAACGGCCCAGATGTGTCTCAACCCGGAGATTTGGCTCGATTATTGTCTCTACGGCCTGAAACTGGGAGCCCCagctgaaaaaatcacaactaAGGCTTTGAGAAATTGCCCCTGGAGTCAAGAATTGTGGATTATGCGCCTACAAGTCCTTGAAAGTCTCCAGAAGGATAATAGCGAAGTTGTCGCTTGTTTCGAGCAGGCTGTGTCAAATTTAGGCGCCCAATCAAGCGAGCTGTGGCTCGCCTACTTAGAATACGTCTCACGGACGTGCCAAGACCAAGCCAAAGTTTTCAAATCTTTTGACCAAGCCTTAGAACAACTAAAATATAACGACGAAGGCGCCCTCAAAATCACAAAGTGGTATTCGAGAATTTTGGCCAAAAATAACAACATGCAAGGGGCGCGAAACCTCTGGAAAAACCTACTCAAAAGCCCGAACCACAAAATCCTGGCCAACACTTGGCTGGAGTACGCGCGGCTTGAACGCCAGTTCGGGGAACCCCCGCAAGTCCGCGCCATTTTCCAGAAAGCCCTAACCAATTGCACCGACTGGCCCCTGTTTATCGCCGACGAATGGCGTGAGTTCGAACGCGAGTTCGGTAAACTACCCGACGTTCTAAAATGCCTCGAAAAACGCAAAGAAATCGAACCGAAACTAAAAACGATTGAGCCGCCGAAAGCCACCGGAACCAAACGAAAACACCCGAGCGAAGCCGAACCCCCGCCTAAGAAACACAAAAAGCAGGCGGTGGTCAAAGACCCGACTCGCACAATTTTCGTCAGTAATCTACACACTAGTGTGAATGAAAAACGACTGAGGAAATTCTTCCCCAATTGCGAAAATGTCGAAATTGTGGTCGATAAGCGGGGGAAGTCCCGGTGTTATGGGTACGTGCAGTTCGCCCTTGAGGAGAGTGTCATGGCGGCGCTGGCACGTGACCGGGAGCTGCTTGACGGCCGCcctatttttatttccaattgTAAGCCGAATCGTGAGGAGCGGAAAGCCGGCTTTAAGTACTCGAATGAACCCGAGACCAATAAACTTTTCGTTAAGGGACTCCCCTATGACAAGTCGCAGGAGGAAATTGAGGCGATTTTTCGGCCTTTTGGGGCGAAAACCGTGCGTTTGGTGTGTCGGCGAGATGGTAAGCCAAAAGGACTCGCGTATGTTGAGTTTGAGGACGATGCAAGTGCTAAGAAAGCCATGGAAAAGACCGATGGGATGACAGTCGGGGACTTTACCATCAGTGTGGCAATTAGCGCGCCCCCTGTCAAGAAACCAACAACAGTTGCAAAAAGTACACCAACACGGCATGCACGCAGCCGATTACAAGTCCCGATGTTACCGAGGTCCTTGCAAGTCAAGAGTGCGACGAATGGTGATGTCAAACCGAAAACCAATGATGATTTCCGATTGTTACTTCAGAAATAA